CCCGCACCCGTTGAGGAGCCACGCAGCGTTGAAGAAGATCGATTCCTTACGCCCGGACTTGCCGTCACACTATCGGCCGCGCCATTTTTCGGCCCTTTGGCGGCAGCCGCTCGCCGGCTGGCGCGAAAAGCTCCGCGAAATCACGGAGGCCGGCCGAGGGACCGGTCACCCGGCCGTCTACTTTCGCGCCGACGACGTGGGGGCTGGAGGCCGGGCCTTCAATGTGCTCTGCGGCATCTTCCGGCAGTTCCAGGTTCCCATCGCCATGGCGGTGGTTCCCGCCTGGTTGAGCTCGGCGCGCATCCAACAACTCTTCGCCATGGCTCCACTCGGCGAAGAACTCTGGGGGTGGCACCAGCACGGCTGGAGGCACGTCAACTGGCAGCGGGCAGGAAAGAAGTCGGAATTCGGGGAGCAGCGCCCGTTCGAAAAACAGTGGCGCGACATCTGGCAGGGGCAATTGAAGATGAAAGACATCTTCGGAGAAAAGGCCCTTCCGGTATTCACGCCCCCCTGGAACCGCCTTTCCGCGGCGACCGTCAAGATCCTCCAGGAACTCAGCTTTTCGGCCGTTTCCACAACCGACCCCTTACCAAGGAACGTAAAACCGGCACCGTCTTTCAAGAACATCCGGGTTCACCTGGACCTCCACACCCGGAAGAGCTCGGATCCCGGAGAAGACTACGCACGGCTACTCGCCGAATTGGCGGCGCTCATCGCCAGGAAGGAACCGTTCGGCATCATGGTGCACCATCAGCGGATGACCCTTTTCGCCTTCGAGTTCCTCGAGGAACTTCTCCGGATACTTCAAAACGATCTGAACTCCAGGTTCCTCGCCTTCGAGCAGTTGCTTCAAGAGGAAGGTTGAAGCGAAAGCCCGTGCGACGAAACACCACTCGAACCACAGCCCCCTGCCGCAGTCCCCTTCTTCTTTACGCCGACGAAAAGGGGAGGATCCTGGAACACCCTCGTCTTGAAGCAACGGGGGCGGACGCCGGCCGATGGTGCAGGCCCAGCGTGGCCGACTGGATTCCACTGCCCGAAGGCAGCGAAGTCTTTCGACTCCCCATGCGCCTGCCCGTGGGCTTCGATCGGCGGAAGAAGCGGTTCGAAGTGCTTTCCAGGGATCCTTACGATCCGAGACGAAGCGTAAATGCGGTCGCCGCTTTCGTGGCTCCCGCCCACACGCAGCTTCATTCGGCGGCTTACCAGACCCTTCCTGGAGCGCCCGTTTTGCCTCTTTTCGCGTATACGGCCGTAGGGTGGATGGACGGCGGCTTCGTCACCACGGCCCTGCGTGTGGACCCGGATCGCCGCCAGGATTTTACCACCTTCGATCTTGAGGCGGTCCAAGAAAACGCCCGGAGGCGCCTCGCCGGCGAGTCGCACAATCGACTGATACCGCATCTGGCGAAATGCGCTCTCACCTACGCCTGCCCGGCCGCCCGAAACCTTTTCCTGAACCGGTGGGAAGCCCCGCTTCCCACGTCCCCGGCCTGTAACGCCCGCTGCCTCGGCTGTATCAGCCTCCAGGAAACCGGTGAGATCCCTGCCTCGCAGGAACGGATCCGCTTTGTACCGACCCCGGAAGAAATCGCCGCCGTGGCCGTGCCGCACCTCAAAACGGCTCCTCGGGCCGTGGTGAGCTTCGGGCAAGGCTGTGAAGGAGAACCGCTGCTCCAAGGTGACACGCTGCGGGAGGCCGTCCGCATCATGCGGCGGGAAACCGGCCGGGGGACCATCAACTGCAACACCAACGGGAGCCTTCCGGACGTGGTGAGCCGCCTGGTCGGAGCGGGACTCGACAGCATCCGAGTCAGCATCAATTCCTGCCGCCCCCGCTATTACAATGCATACTACAATCCACGAGGCTACCGCTTCGACGATCTCAAGCGTTCGATCCAGGCTGTCAAGGCGGCTGGCGGTTTCGCTTCCCTCAACTACTTCGTTCTTCCAGGATTCTCCGACGAAGCATCCGAAGCGGCCGCTCTTTTCGACTTCGTTCGGGAAACCGGCGTCGACTTGATCCAGATGCGGAACTTCAACATCGATCCGGAATGGCTCCTCGAGGCCATCGGGCATCGTCGCGAAGGAAAGGTCATCGGGGTCCGGCGCCTGATGCAGCGCCTCCAAGACGAATTTCCCGGACTCCGGCTGGGCTACTTCAACCCCTGCCTGGATCCCGATGCCGGATCGATCCTCACCCACCCGTGATTCCGCACGCGGCGGCGACGCGGGCACGTTGCCGGGCTTTCACCCCGTGACAGGACATAGGGGTTGAAGATCGCTAAGTACAGCTCCCCAAAATAGAGTGTTCTTTGTGAGATCTTAAAATTCTCTGGAAGTTCCACCTTGTTCCCAAGCTCCACCATCCCCTTCACCTTGTTCCCAAGCTCCAGCTTGGGAACACAACTGTGCAGAACCTCCAGCTTCGGTTGCCATAAGGCCGCGACTCATGCGAATCCGCTACAAAATCCATAACAAAGAACCCAAACACCCCCTACTTCGTCACATCGACTATCGTAGCGTGGATCCCGCGGTCCTCACCCACAATGACCACTTCGAGATCCTGGCTGACTCCCTGGAAAGAGAGCACGTTTCAGCTGTACCGGGTGGGAAGCCGGAGCTTCCCGGGCAGGCCGTTCCCAAGCTGGAGCTTGGGAACGAGGCTAAAAACGGAATCCAGAAGGTTTGCCCCTGATTATTGAGATGTTACAACTTGACCCGTTAACCCTTTCGAAACAGGAGGTCTGCCGTGGAACAAACCCGAACGTCCCCGTCCGATAGACTCGTCGTGCTCTGGACTACAACCGACCGCGAAACGGCGTTCAACATGGTCTTCATGTACACCCGAAATTCGAAACTCCGCGGCTGGTGGGACCCGGTGCGGCTCATCATCTGGGGCCCTTCGGCCAAACTGACGGCCACTGACCCGGAAATCGCGGATCATCTGGCACAAATGCAGAAAGACGGCGTGGAAGTCTGGGCTTGCAAGGCCTGCGCCGACCGTTACGGGGTCTCGGAGCAGCTGGAAAAACAGGGCATCCAGGTGCTCTACGTGGGTGCCCCGTTTACGGAAATGCTCAAGGAAGGCTGGAAGAGCCTCACGGTTTGACCGCCTCCGACTTCCATATCCCCATGGCGTTTCACCGCTCGGGCGGAAATCGGCCGAGCCCTTGGGTCCGGCCGCATTCCACCTTGACCCGCCCGGGGAGCTTTGCTACAACCCTGCGCGGCCGGGAATGCGGAAGGCTCAGCGCAACCTCGCCACACCCGCCGCGATGACCCAGAGTCAAGAGCGTGAAAGGTGCTTCACTTGAAAGGCGCCGAAGCCATGGAACCTGCCTCGATGGATGACCGGTTCCGGTGGCGGGATGGGTCTTCCAGGGGGGAGTCCGCGCGCCGGTGAAAGCGAGACGAGATTCGTGAAGGCCGTGGCGGCTTCTCCGTCCACGGCCTTTTTGTTTCCTGAGCACAGGAGCGGATAGTGTCGCGAAGAGAAATCCTTTTGGGAAACGAAGCCATCGCACACGGCCTGCTGGAAGCGGGCTGCACGCTGGCCGCTTCCTATCCGGGAACACCGGCTTCGGAAATCATGGGCGCCCTGATCCAGTTGAAGAAGCGATACGGGCTTTCCTGTCATCTGGAATGGTCGATCAACGAAAAGGTGGCTTTTGAGGTGGCGCTCGCCAACAGCTACGCGGGCCGGCGTTCAGCGGTGAGCATGAAGCAGGTGGGGTTGAACGTGGCGGCGGACCCTTTTTTGAGCGCCGTCTACACCGGTGTGAAAGGCGGTTTGCTGGTCATCGCGGCTGACGACCCCGGCCCCCACAGCTCCCAAACCGAACAGGACAGCCGCCTTTTCGCTCATTTCGCAAAGGCGCCGGTCCTGGACCCTTCGTCACCGGAAGAAGCGGGGAACTGGATCGGCGCGGCTTTCGAGCTTTCGGAACGGCACGAAATTCCCGTGGTGCTGCGACCCACCACGCGGATCTGCCATGGAAGGCAGGATTTGGAGACACGTCCTCTTGTGGAGGTCGCTT
This is a stretch of genomic DNA from Desulfoglaeba alkanexedens ALDC. It encodes these proteins:
- a CDS encoding radical SAM protein, whose amino-acid sequence is MKRKPVRRNTTRTTAPCRSPLLLYADEKGRILEHPRLEATGADAGRWCRPSVADWIPLPEGSEVFRLPMRLPVGFDRRKKRFEVLSRDPYDPRRSVNAVAAFVAPAHTQLHSAAYQTLPGAPVLPLFAYTAVGWMDGGFVTTALRVDPDRRQDFTTFDLEAVQENARRRLAGESHNRLIPHLAKCALTYACPAARNLFLNRWEAPLPTSPACNARCLGCISLQETGEIPASQERIRFVPTPEEIAAVAVPHLKTAPRAVVSFGQGCEGEPLLQGDTLREAVRIMRRETGRGTINCNTNGSLPDVVSRLVGAGLDSIRVSINSCRPRYYNAYYNPRGYRFDDLKRSIQAVKAAGGFASLNYFVLPGFSDEASEAAALFDFVRETGVDLIQMRNFNIDPEWLLEAIGHRREGKVIGVRRLMQRLQDEFPGLRLGYFNPCLDPDAGSILTHP
- a CDS encoding polysaccharide deacetylase family protein; its protein translation is MKKIDSLRPDLPSHYRPRHFSALWRQPLAGWREKLREITEAGRGTGHPAVYFRADDVGAGGRAFNVLCGIFRQFQVPIAMAVVPAWLSSARIQQLFAMAPLGEELWGWHQHGWRHVNWQRAGKKSEFGEQRPFEKQWRDIWQGQLKMKDIFGEKALPVFTPPWNRLSAATVKILQELSFSAVSTTDPLPRNVKPAPSFKNIRVHLDLHTRKSSDPGEDYARLLAELAALIARKEPFGIMVHHQRMTLFAFEFLEELLRILQNDLNSRFLAFEQLLQEEG
- a CDS encoding DsrE family protein, producing MEQTRTSPSDRLVVLWTTTDRETAFNMVFMYTRNSKLRGWWDPVRLIIWGPSAKLTATDPEIADHLAQMQKDGVEVWACKACADRYGVSEQLEKQGIQVLYVGAPFTEMLKEGWKSLTV